The following are from one region of the Sorghum bicolor cultivar BTx623 chromosome 2, Sorghum_bicolor_NCBIv3, whole genome shotgun sequence genome:
- the LOC8055571 gene encoding hypersensitive-induced response protein-like protein 2 — protein MGQALGLVQVDQSTVAIKENFGKFSEVLEPGCHFLPWCIGQQIAGYLSLRVRQLDVRCETKTKDNVFVTVVASVQYRALAEKASDAFYKLSNTREQIQSYVFDVIRATVPKLDLDDAFEQKNDIAKAVEEELEKAMSMYGYEIVQTLIVDIEPDDRVKRAMNEINAAARMRVAASEKAEAEKILQIKKAEGEAESKYLAGVGIARQRQAIVDGLRDSVLAFSENVPGTTAKDIMDMVLVTQYFDTMKEIGASSKSSSVFIPHGPGAVKDVAAQIRDGLLQAKLQ, from the exons ATGGGTCAGGCTTTGGGTTTAGTGCAGGTTGATCAGTCAACTGTAGCCATCAAAGAAAACTTCGGCAAGTTCAGTGAGGTCCTGGAGCCTGGTTGCCACTTCCTGCCCTGGTGCATCGGGCAGCAGATTGCTGGTTACCTCTCCTTGCGTGTGCGCCAGCTGGATGTCCGCTGTGAAACAAAGACAAAG GACAATGTCTTTGTCACTGTTGTTGCATCTGTCCAATATCGTGCTCTCGCTGAAAAGGCATCTGACGCCTTCTACAAGCTGAGCAACACTAGGGAACAAATTCAGTCGTATGTATTTGATG tcatcagaGCTACTGTTCCAAAGCTGGACTTGGACGATGCATTTGAGCAGAAGAATGACATCGCGAAAGCAGTCGAAGAGGAGCTTGAAAAG GCAATGTCTATGTACGGCTATGAGATAGTGCAAACGCTAATTGTTGATATTGAGCCTGATGACCGTGTCAAGAGAGCAATGAACGAAATCAATGCAG CTGCTAGAATGAGGGTGGCAGCCAGTGAGAAAGCTGAGGCTGAGAAGATACTCCAGATCAAGAAAGCCGAAGGAGAGGCGGAATCCAAGTACCTGGCTGGTGTTGGTATTGCAAGGCAGCGCCAGGCCATTGTGGACGGGCTGAGGGACAGTGTGCTCGCCTTCTCAGAGAACGTTCCAGGCACCACTGCCAAGGACATCATGGACATGGTCCTGGTCACCCAGTACTTTGACACCATGAAGGAGATTGGGGCCTCCTCCAAGTCCTCTTCAGTGTTCATCCCCCATGGCCCTGGAGCTGTCAAGGATGTCGCGGCGCAGATAAGGGATGGCCTCCTGCAGGCTAAACTGCAGTGA
- the LOC8054614 gene encoding mitochondrial outer membrane protein porin 1, whose protein sequence is MVGPGLYAEIGKKTKDLLYKDYQTDHKFTLTTYTSNGVAVTASSTKKADLIFGEIQSQIKNKNITVDVKANSESNIITTVTVDEIATPGLKTILSFAVPDQRSGKVELQYLHDYAGVNASIGLTANPVVNLSAAFGTKALAVGADVSLDTATGNLTKYNSGLRFTHEDLIASLSLNNRGDSLTGAYYHKVSELTNTAVGAELTHSFSTNENTVTFGGQHALDPLTVLKARINNSGKASALIQHEWRPKSLVTISAEVDTKTIEKSSKVGIAVALKP, encoded by the exons ATGGTCGGGCCGGGCCTCTACGCCGAGATCGGCAAGAAGACCAAGG ATCTGCTGTACAAGGACTACCAGACTGACCACAAGTTCACCCTCACTACCTACACCTCCAATGGCGTC GCTGTCACTGCTTCTAGCACAAAGAAAGCTGACCTGATCTTTGGTGAGATCCAATCACAGATAAAGAACAAGAACATTACCGTAGATGTGAAAGCAAACTCAGAGTCAAAT ATCATTACTACAGTTACTGTTGATGAGATTGCAACACCAGGACTGAAAACCATCCTTAGCTTTGCTGTTCCTGATCAGAGGTCTGGAAAG GTTGAGCTTCAGTATTTGCATGATTATGCTGGAGTTAATGCAAGCATTGGTCTGACAGCCAATCCTGTCGTCAACCTCTCTGCTGCCTTTGGCACTAAGGCTCTTGCAGTTGGTGCAGATGTCTCACTTGATACTGCCACTGGAAACTTAACCAAATACAATTCTGGACTGAGGTTCACTCATGAAGACCTCATCGCATCCCTGAGCCT GAACAACAGGGGAGACAGTCTTACTGGAGCTTACTACCACAAGGTGAGCGAATTGACCAACACAGCTGTTGGGGCAGAGCTTACCCACAGCTTCTCGACCAATGAAAACACCGTCACCTTTGGCGGGCAGCACGCTCTGGACCCACTAACCGTCTTGAAGGCCCGCATCAACAACTCTGGCAAGGCCAGCGCCCTCATCCAGCACGAGTGGAGGCCAAAGTCTCTGGTCACCATCTCGGCCGAGGTCGACACCAAGACCATCGAGAAGAGCTCGAAGGTCGGGATCGCCGTGGCCCTCAAGCCCTGA
- the LOC8055573 gene encoding isochorismate synthase 2, chloroplastic: MPPPSSSSRYSPGRLLAARPASATTVGRWASRLSCSLSMNGCAPGAGDRGAVCVREARALPAAPAPHDAVGQLRAAVDALVGSDAPPSGIIRIEVPIRQRVDAIEWLHVQTALLPRCFFSARAPLPDAPALAGTSSCGNGNGNGNGSGHRQQQPVSVAGVGSAVFFRGTEPFSLADWRAIKRFLPRDCPLIRAYGAIRFDATSDASVEWEDYGSFYFIVPQVEFNELEESSVLATTIAWDDSLSWTWQNAVEELQSTLQKISPCSVQSNKTSLQTAIVSLNHVPTKASWDLAVTKALQMIKGRQRELVKVVLARCSRYITDTCIDPVELLACLKVEGQNAYQFCIQPPDAPAFVGNSPEQLFHRKHLNISSEALAGTRARGKTRADDFQIGQDLLLSTKEDIEFTIVRDSIKNKLEMICDEVVVHPSKALRKLPRVQHLSAQLAARIRNEDDEFEILNTLHPSPAVCGLPTEEARRFIRDHEIFDRGMYAGPVGWFGGAESEFAVGIRSALLGKGHSTLVYAGAGIVEGTNPSFEWDELDLKASQFAKLLRYQEQHIRYQEAENLGTVI, from the exons ATGCCGCCACCGTCTTCTTCCTCGCGCTACTCTCCCGGCCGGCTACTCGCCGCGCGCCCGGCGTCTGCCACCACG GTGGGGAGATGGGCGTCGCGCCTGTCGTGCTCGCTGTCCATGAACGGGTGCGCGCCGGGCGCCGGGGACCGCGGCGCGGTGTGCGTGCGCGAGGCGCGGGCGCTGCCGGCCGCGCCGGCGCCGCACGACGCCGTGGGCCAGCTCAGGGCCGCCGTGGACGCGCTCGTCGGCTCCGACGCGCCGCCCTCCGGCATCATCCGCATCGAGGTGCCCATCAGGCAGCGGGTGGACGCCATCGAGTGGCTGCACGTGCAGACCGCGCTGCTGCCCCGCTGCTTCTTCTCGGCACGGGCGCCGTTGCCCGACGCGCCCGCGCTCGCCGGCACCAGCAGCTGCGGCAACGGCAACGGCAACGGCAACGGCAGTGGCCATCGGCAGCAGCAGCCGGTGAGCGTCGCGGGCGTGGGCTCGGCGGTCTTCTTCCGCGGGACGGAGCCCTTTTCTCTCGCTGATTGGCGCGCAATCAAGAG ATTTCTTCCAAGGGACTGTCCACTGATTCGCGCATATGGAGCCATCCGTTTCGATGCAACGAGTGATGCTTCGGTTGAATGGGAGGACTATGGATCATTCTacttcattgttcctcaa GTTGAGTTCAATGAGCTCGAGGAGAGCTCAGTCCTTGCGACAACGATCGCATGGGATGACTCGCTTTCATGGACATGGCAGAACGCTGTGGAGGAGCTCCAATCAACTCTGCAAAAG ATATCGCCTTGTTCTGTTCAATCGAACAAGACCAGCCTACAAACAGCCATAGTAAGTCTCAATCATGTCCCAACCAAGGCATCTTGGGATCTTGCAGTTACTaaagctcttcagatgatcaaaGGGAGGCAAAGAGAATTGGTAAAG GTTGTACTGGCAAGGTGTAGCAGATACATTACTGATACTTGCATTGACCCTGTGGAACTGCTAGCTTGCTTGAAG GTTGAGGGCCAAAATGCTTATCAATTCTGCATACAACCACCAGATGCTCCTGCGTTTGTTGGAAATAGC CCAGAGCAACTATTTCACCGGAAACACTTGAATATTTCCAGTGAGGCTCTAGCTGGTACTCGAGCAAGAGGAAAAACAAGGGCAGATGACTTTCAAATCGGTCAGGATTTGCTTCTAAG TACCAAAGAGGATATCGAATTTACTATAGTACGGGATAGCATAAAGAACAAACTGGAG ATGATCTGTGACGAGGTGGTTGTCCATCCCAGCAAGGCTCTGCGGAAACTTCCAAGAGTACAGCATTTGTCAGCACAGTTAGCTGCGAGAATAAGGAACGAAGATGATGAG TTTGAGATTCTAAATACTCTTCATCCGAGTCCAGCTGTTTGTGGCTTGCCAACTGAAGAGGCGCGCAGATTCATACGAGATCATG AAATTTTTGACCGTGGAATGTACGCCGGTCCTGTTGGTTGGTTTGGAGGAGCTGAAAGCGAGTTTGCTGTTGGGATTAGATCAGCGTTACTTGGAAAA GGTCACAGCACTTTAGTGTACGCCGGTGCGGGGATTGTTGAAGGTACAAATCCATCTTTTGAATGGGATGAACTTGATCTCAAAGCATCTCAG TTTGCAAAGCTGTTGCGGTACCAAGAACAACATATTCGCTACCAAGAGGCTGAAAACTTGGGAACAGTAATCTGA
- the LOC8055574 gene encoding uncharacterized protein At4g33100 isoform X6, producing MVFGRSKSSSSATPSAPSKAAAACSELRTAYHECFNRWYAEKFAKGQWQRDDCADHWHKYRACLEEHLEDKHLKQILLDAETSAFYTRPEADPPSGQGTTK from the exons ATGGTGTTCGGCCGGAGCAAATCATCTTCGTCGGCGACGCCGTCCGCGCCCTCAAAGGCGGCGGCCGCGTGCTCCGAGCTGCGCACCGCGTACCACGAGTGCTTCAACCGGTGGTACGCGGAGAAGTTCGCCAAGGGGCAGTGGCAGAGGGACGACTGCGCCGACCACTGGCACAAGTACCGCGCCTGCCTCGAG GAACATCTGGAAGACAAACATCTGAAGCAAATCCTACTGGACGCAGAAACTTCTGCATTTTATACCAGGCCTGAGGCTGACCCTCCCTCAGGACAAGGAACTACAAAATAA